One genomic region from Anabaena sp. PCC 7108 encodes:
- a CDS encoding HypC/HybG/HupF family hydrogenase formation chaperone gives MCLGIPGQITEITNIEHKLAIVNIGGVKRQVNIACIVDEQHPPETCIGDWVLVHVGFAMNRINEQEAAETLQLLQEIAAAQTTITS, from the coding sequence ATGTGCTTAGGAATACCCGGACAAATAACAGAAATAACCAACATAGAACATAAACTAGCCATAGTTAATATTGGAGGAGTAAAACGCCAAGTAAACATAGCTTGTATAGTTGACGAACAACACCCACCCGAAACTTGTATAGGAGACTGGGTACTCGTCCACGTTGGTTTTGCAATGAACCGAATTAACGAACAAGAAGCCGCAGAAACATTACAACTATTGCAAGAAATAGCAGCAGCCCAAACAACAATTACCAGTTAA
- the hypB gene encoding hydrogenase nickel incorporation protein HypB has protein sequence MCVTCGCSDDNQTTITNMEHEHHHTHTLADGTVITHTHHQKEAPQIHAKIHNTTISLEQEILGKNNLLAAQNRGWFKGRNILALNLMSSPGAGKTTLLTRTINDLKDKLTISVIEGDQETTNDAEKIKSTGCKVVQINTGTGCHLDASMIERGLQELNPPLNSVVMIENVGNLVCPALFDLGEQAKVVILSVTEGEDKPIKYPHIFRNSEIMILTKIDLLPYLQFDVEKCIEYAKQVNPKIQVFQISANTGEGLAGLYNWLYQQVNNSSNLISV, from the coding sequence ATGTGTGTAACTTGCGGTTGTTCCGATGATAATCAAACGACAATTACAAATATGGAACATGAACATCATCATACTCATACTTTAGCAGATGGGACTGTAATTACCCATACTCATCACCAAAAAGAAGCGCCCCAAATTCATGCGAAAATCCATAATACAACAATATCTTTAGAACAAGAAATTTTAGGAAAAAATAACTTATTAGCTGCACAAAATAGAGGTTGGTTTAAAGGACGAAATATTCTCGCTTTAAATTTAATGAGTTCTCCTGGTGCGGGAAAAACTACTTTATTAACTCGGACAATTAATGATTTAAAAGATAAATTAACTATCAGTGTTATTGAAGGAGATCAAGAAACTACTAATGATGCTGAAAAAATTAAATCCACAGGCTGTAAAGTCGTGCAAATTAACACAGGTACAGGCTGTCATTTAGACGCATCAATGATAGAAAGAGGTTTGCAGGAACTTAACCCACCTTTAAATTCTGTGGTGATGATTGAAAATGTCGGAAATTTGGTTTGTCCGGCTTTGTTTGACTTAGGAGAACAGGCTAAGGTTGTAATTTTATCGGTGACGGAAGGGGAAGATAAACCAATTAAATATCCTCATATTTTCCGCAATAGTGAAATTATGATTCTCACGAAGATTGATTTATTACCTTATCTACAGTTCGATGTAGAAAAATGTATTGAATATGCTAAACAGGTAAACCCAAAAATTCAAGTTTTCCAAATTTCTGCTAATACTGGTGAAGGGTTAGCAGGTTTATATAACTGGTTATATCAACAGGTTAATAATTCATCAAATTTGATTTCTGTTTAA
- a CDS encoding BglII/BstYI family type II restriction endonuclease, with translation MSKGEITILIKYTDFNAADTIIDSQYNQEWQSLNAILTQMPLHIKASDQAGIQGNPIFDPVGTNEYIKAALIQSGWQSNIPIPIPYRFLGKEVDFCKSGIIIEIQFSNYPFLLNNTLRSELFFKAKTEFAGHPTNILILVTKALMFPASNSTLYYEQAVNQLTALVINKVFDIPIRLIGLFEQKNTTVPVIWSQYLSERYSRTVNNRITRQCEIIAGLSSRSRCQLRLL, from the coding sequence ATCTCAAAAGGAGAAATAACTATTCTTATTAAGTACACCGATTTTAATGCGGCAGATACTATCATTGATAGTCAATACAATCAGGAATGGCAGTCGCTTAATGCTATTCTCACTCAAATGCCATTACATATTAAAGCTTCCGATCAAGCAGGAATTCAAGGTAATCCAATATTTGATCCAGTAGGCACAAATGAGTACATTAAAGCAGCTTTAATTCAATCTGGTTGGCAATCTAATATACCTATTCCTATACCCTATAGGTTTTTGGGCAAAGAAGTAGATTTTTGTAAATCTGGTATTATTATTGAGATTCAGTTTTCCAACTATCCCTTTTTATTAAATAATACATTACGCTCAGAATTATTTTTTAAAGCCAAAACAGAATTTGCTGGACACCCAACAAATATACTGATTTTGGTTACAAAAGCACTGATGTTTCCAGCTTCTAATAGTACCCTTTATTATGAGCAAGCTGTTAATCAGTTGACGGCTTTAGTTATAAACAAAGTGTTTGATATACCAATCAGACTAATAGGTTTATTTGAACAAAAAAATACAACAGTACCTGTAATTTGGAGTCAATATTTATCTGAAAGATACTCCAGAACAGTAAATAATAGAATTACTCGACAATGCGAGATAATTGCTGGACTTTCTTCTCGTAGTCGTTGTCAGCTTCGCTTGCTGTGA
- the hypD gene encoding hydrogenase formation protein HypD, which translates to MKYVDEFRNPEKAQALQKEIEKLSQKIDKHIKIMEVCGGHTHSIFKYGIEEILPDNIELIHGPGCPVCVMPKGRIDDAIALCQNPNIIFTTFGDAMRVPGSKTSLLQAKAQGADIRMVYSPLDSLKIAKENPNKEIVFFGLGFETTAPSTAFTILQAAAENITNFSMFSNHVLVIPALQALLENPDLKLDGFVGPGHVSMVIGTEPYEFIAQKYHKPIVISGFEPLDIFQSIWMLLKQIVEKRCQVENQYNRLVEPAGNQNALKAMNQVFAVREKFAWRGLGEIPNSGFKIRPEYAQFDAEAKFTIPNLTVADHKACQCGEILKGVLKPWQCKVFGTACTPETPIGTCMVSSEGACAAYYKYGRLSTMAKRDKSGVSTEPLSV; encoded by the coding sequence ATGAAATACGTAGACGAATTTCGTAACCCAGAAAAAGCCCAAGCATTACAAAAAGAAATCGAAAAACTCAGCCAAAAAATAGACAAACACATCAAAATAATGGAAGTATGCGGAGGACATACCCATTCAATTTTCAAATACGGAATCGAAGAAATATTACCCGATAACATCGAACTAATTCACGGCCCAGGCTGTCCAGTTTGCGTAATGCCTAAAGGGAGAATAGATGATGCGATCGCACTTTGCCAAAATCCTAACATAATCTTCACCACATTTGGCGACGCAATGCGCGTACCCGGTTCAAAAACCAGCCTCTTACAAGCCAAAGCCCAGGGTGCAGATATTCGCATGGTTTACTCACCCTTAGATAGCCTGAAAATAGCCAAAGAAAACCCCAATAAAGAAATAGTATTCTTCGGTTTAGGCTTTGAAACCACCGCCCCCAGCACAGCATTTACCATACTCCAAGCCGCAGCAGAAAACATCACCAACTTTAGTATGTTTTCTAATCATGTATTAGTAATTCCCGCCCTGCAAGCATTATTAGAAAATCCAGATTTAAAACTGGATGGTTTTGTCGGTCCCGGTCATGTAAGTATGGTCATAGGTACAGAACCCTACGAATTTATTGCCCAGAAATATCATAAACCAATAGTTATTTCTGGCTTTGAACCATTAGACATATTCCAATCAATTTGGATGTTGCTAAAACAAATAGTCGAAAAACGTTGTCAAGTAGAAAATCAATATAATCGCTTAGTAGAACCAGCCGGAAATCAAAACGCATTAAAAGCTATGAATCAAGTTTTTGCAGTCCGCGAAAAATTTGCATGGCGTGGTTTAGGAGAAATCCCCAATTCTGGTTTTAAAATCCGCCCAGAATATGCCCAATTTGATGCTGAAGCCAAATTTACAATTCCTAACTTAACAGTAGCAGATCATAAAGCTTGTCAATGTGGAGAAATTCTCAAAGGAGTCTTAAAACCTTGGCAATGTAAAGTATTTGGAACAGCTTGCACACCAGAAACACCCATAGGAACTTGTATGGTTTCTTCCGAAGGTGCTTGTGCAGCATATTACAAATATGGGCGACTTTCGACTATGGCAAAAAGAGATAAATCAGGTGTATCGACCGAACCCCTATCAGTCTAA
- a CDS encoding LLM class flavin-dependent oxidoreductase: MKTGLFCNYENHHQDVRRAIFEQVLLVKQAENLGFEEAWVSEHHFNESNLSPSLLLLMAHLAGVTSTIRLGTGAVLLPFYNPIRVAEDIATLDNLCSGRLAFGIAKGGPFPQQNQHFGVLMSESRAMMLEAVALIQKLLYETDVSFNGQFYQCDRLTVYPQPLQKPIPVYIASGDDDAIKFAAENSFGLMGGPPFSLTRLKNTVSKYRQLNSSGADKFLLARFFFVAKTSDEAVSEALPFIRKFSQKMIANTTQVMQNSPQPQKPFDRTNICFDEDYLLENSIIGDVETCRDKIKKFQDELDIGTLALKPSSSSLQKNRESLQRYNQEVRNYV; this comes from the coding sequence ATGAAAACTGGACTTTTCTGCAATTACGAAAATCATCATCAAGATGTCCGTCGCGCCATCTTTGAACAGGTTTTACTGGTGAAACAAGCGGAGAATTTAGGTTTTGAAGAAGCTTGGGTGAGTGAACATCATTTTAATGAATCCAATCTCAGCCCGTCACTTTTGCTGTTAATGGCACATTTGGCGGGTGTTACGTCAACTATTCGTTTAGGGACTGGGGCGGTATTATTGCCGTTTTATAACCCAATTCGGGTGGCTGAGGATATTGCGACTTTGGATAATCTTTGTAGTGGTAGATTGGCTTTTGGGATAGCTAAAGGGGGACCCTTTCCTCAACAAAATCAGCATTTTGGTGTATTGATGTCTGAATCCCGCGCCATGATGCTGGAAGCAGTAGCACTTATTCAAAAGCTATTATATGAAACTGACGTATCATTTAATGGGCAATTCTATCAGTGCGATCGCTTGACAGTTTATCCCCAACCACTACAAAAACCTATTCCTGTTTATATTGCCAGTGGTGATGATGATGCTATTAAATTTGCTGCCGAAAATTCTTTTGGCTTAATGGGAGGTCCACCCTTTTCGCTAACAAGATTAAAGAATACAGTCAGCAAATATCGGCAATTAAATTCCAGTGGTGCAGATAAATTCCTGTTAGCACGGTTCTTTTTTGTGGCTAAAACCTCTGATGAAGCCGTAAGTGAAGCCTTACCTTTTATCCGTAAATTTAGCCAAAAAATGATCGCTAACACAACTCAAGTAATGCAGAATAGTCCCCAGCCTCAGAAACCATTTGATCGAACAAATATCTGTTTTGATGAAGACTATTTGCTTGAAAATTCGATTATTGGTGATGTGGAAACCTGCCGCGACAAAATCAAGAAATTTCAGGACGAATTAGATATCGGCACACTAGCACTCAAACCCTCATCCTCGTCTCTGCAAAAAAATCGAGAGAGTTTGCAACGCTACAATCAAGAGGTGCGAAATTATGTCTAA
- a CDS encoding 4-oxalocrotonate tautomerase family protein, translating to MAYVTIRISKNNSIEKKRKLVKAMTDALVSILDTKSESIIIHFEEIEREDWAVGGVLHYDKNSNKREDRDDRKDRDERDERKNW from the coding sequence ATGGCTTATGTAACCATCAGAATTAGTAAAAATAACTCCATAGAGAAAAAACGGAAATTAGTCAAAGCTATGACTGATGCTTTAGTTTCTATTTTAGATACTAAATCTGAATCAATAATTATTCATTTTGAAGAAATTGAACGAGAAGATTGGGCAGTTGGTGGCGTTTTGCATTATGACAAAAACAGCAATAAGCGCGAAGATAGAGATGACAGAAAAGACAGAGATGAAAGAGATGAAAGGAAGAATTGGTAA
- the hypE gene encoding hydrogenase expression/formation protein HypE yields MTINSNQNSLFQKIEQVRRRQGKIRDTHINLAHGSGGKAMRDLIDDVFVKTFDNPILSQLEDQATFDLASLSQYGNRLAFTTDSYVVDPLFFPGSDIGELAVNGTINDLAVSGAKPLYLTCSVILEEGLPVETLRCVVSSMQQAAQKAGVQIVTGDTKVVNRGCADKLFINTAGIGIIPPNIDISPRNIQPGDVVIINGEIGNHGTAILIARGELALETDIESDCQPLHELVAEIIKVCPQIHAMRDATRGGLATVLNEFALTANVGIRINENAIPIREEVNGVCEILGLEPLYLANEGKIVIIAPPEKADLILAAMQNHPTGKQASIIGEIIPTPPGIVLLKTAFGAERIIDMLVGDQLPRIC; encoded by the coding sequence ATGACAATTAACTCAAATCAAAATTCCCTCTTTCAAAAAATAGAACAAGTTCGTCGTCGTCAAGGAAAAATCCGCGATACCCATATTAATCTCGCACATGGTAGCGGTGGTAAAGCCATGCGTGATTTGATAGATGATGTCTTTGTAAAAACCTTTGATAATCCCATTCTTTCCCAATTAGAAGATCAAGCAACATTTGATTTAGCCAGCCTTTCCCAATATGGAAATAGATTAGCATTTACCACAGATTCCTATGTAGTAGATCCCTTATTTTTCCCAGGTTCAGATATAGGAGAACTAGCTGTTAATGGCACAATTAACGATTTAGCTGTGAGTGGGGCAAAACCTTTATATCTTACCTGTAGCGTCATATTAGAAGAAGGTTTACCAGTAGAAACATTACGCTGTGTAGTTTCCAGTATGCAGCAAGCAGCCCAAAAAGCTGGAGTACAAATAGTCACAGGAGACACAAAAGTTGTTAATCGTGGTTGTGCTGACAAACTATTTATTAACACTGCGGGAATTGGCATAATTCCCCCAAATATTGATATTTCTCCCCGCAATATTCAACCGGGAGACGTAGTAATTATAAACGGAGAAATAGGAAATCATGGCACAGCAATATTAATTGCTAGAGGAGAATTAGCATTAGAAACAGATATAGAAAGTGACTGTCAACCATTACATGAATTAGTCGCTGAAATTATCAAAGTTTGCCCCCAAATTCACGCCATGCGAGACGCTACCAGAGGAGGTTTAGCCACAGTATTAAATGAATTTGCCCTCACAGCAAACGTAGGAATACGCATCAATGAAAATGCAATTCCCATTCGAGAAGAAGTCAATGGAGTATGCGAAATACTCGGTTTAGAACCATTATATCTAGCCAACGAAGGAAAAATAGTCATAATTGCACCACCAGAAAAAGCCGATTTAATTTTAGCAGCAATGCAAAATCACCCAACAGGAAAACAAGCATCTATCATTGGTGAAATTATCCCCACACCACCAGGAATAGTCCTCTTAAAAACCGCCTTCGGTGCAGAAAGAATAATTGATATGCTAGTAGGAGATCAATTACCACGAATTTGTTAA
- the hypA gene encoding hydrogenase maturation nickel metallochaperone HypA, whose product MHELGITQNIIAIVRENAQGKKVQRVLLEIGQLSAIMPDAIKFCFDICAKDTIVEGALLEILEIPGMAKCRQCGKSFGIEKPFGICECGSVQLDIITGEELKIKEIEVEELCV is encoded by the coding sequence ATGCACGAACTAGGAATTACCCAAAACATCATCGCCATAGTTAGGGAAAACGCCCAAGGTAAAAAAGTCCAAAGAGTATTATTAGAAATTGGTCAATTATCAGCAATTATGCCAGATGCGATTAAATTTTGTTTTGATATTTGCGCTAAAGATACAATAGTGGAAGGTGCCTTATTAGAAATATTAGAAATACCAGGAATGGCTAAATGTCGTCAATGTGGGAAAAGTTTTGGTATAGAAAAACCTTTTGGAATTTGTGAATGTGGTAGCGTACAGTTAGATATAATTACTGGTGAAGAACTGAAAATTAAAGAAATTGAAGTGGAGGAATTATGTGTGTAA
- a CDS encoding helix-turn-helix domain-containing protein has product MSKSVYTEEYHRFRKMLIAARKAANLTQAELSTKLQHPQSYVSKYERGERRLDLIEFLEVAEALEIDPIDFIQTLIESQKEK; this is encoded by the coding sequence GTGTCTAAATCCGTTTATACAGAGGAATACCATCGGTTTCGTAAAATGCTGATTGCAGCCCGCAAAGCTGCAAATCTCACTCAAGCCGAGTTGTCAACTAAGTTACAACATCCACAATCCTATGTATCAAAATATGAACGGGGAGAACGTCGTTTAGACTTAATTGAATTTTTAGAAGTTGCTGAAGCTTTGGAGATAGATCCGATTGATTTTATACAAACCCTAATAGAATCTCAAAAGGAGAAATAA
- a CDS encoding site-specific DNA-methyltransferase produces the protein MLNNLPDECIDLVISSPPYNLGKEYESRQAIEIYLEEQTAILRECSRVLKNTGSLFWQVGAFSEKGMLIPLDIRFFPILESCGLIPRNRIIWARQHGLHAQKKFSCRHETILWFTKSDTYNFNLDAIRVPQKYQNKKHFRGSRKGELSCNPDGKNPGDIWLFRNVKHNHEEQTIHPCQFPEDLIARIILSTTEKGDIVLDPYMGSGTVAVVAKDYERYFIGSEIEQKYHQIALRRLNGEPDENGYFPNLKTLRDYVEKTGQPIEKFRFDVQIGNKASERTQAKIYPEEYHLQTMEERLIYEEAAFAANLRNEKIPIDPKLNGNGKKAQLPDQKVEQIELKLWG, from the coding sequence ATGCTTAATAATCTACCAGATGAATGTATCGACTTAGTTATATCCTCACCACCATATAATCTAGGTAAGGAATATGAGTCAAGACAGGCTATTGAGATTTATTTAGAAGAACAAACAGCCATACTGCGTGAATGTAGTCGAGTTCTCAAAAATACAGGCTCACTATTTTGGCAAGTAGGCGCTTTTTCTGAGAAAGGGATGCTTATCCCTCTAGATATTCGCTTTTTTCCCATTCTTGAATCTTGTGGTTTAATTCCCCGTAATCGAATTATATGGGCTAGACAGCATGGGCTTCATGCTCAAAAAAAATTTTCTTGTAGACATGAAACTATTCTCTGGTTTACTAAATCTGATACCTATAATTTTAATTTAGATGCCATTAGAGTTCCACAAAAATATCAAAATAAAAAACATTTTCGTGGAAGTCGTAAAGGTGAACTTTCTTGTAATCCAGATGGTAAAAATCCTGGTGATATCTGGCTATTTCGTAATGTTAAACATAACCATGAGGAACAAACCATACATCCCTGTCAATTTCCAGAAGATTTAATAGCTAGAATAATTTTATCTACAACTGAAAAAGGTGATATAGTTTTAGATCCTTATATGGGTTCTGGTACTGTAGCTGTTGTTGCTAAAGATTATGAACGATATTTTATTGGCTCAGAGATAGAACAAAAATATCATCAAATTGCCTTACGTCGCTTAAATGGAGAACCTGATGAAAATGGTTATTTTCCAAATTTAAAAACATTGCGTGATTATGTAGAAAAAACTGGTCAACCTATTGAAAAATTTAGATTTGATGTGCAAATAGGAAATAAAGCTTCAGAACGCACCCAAGCTAAAATTTATCCTGAAGAGTATCACTTACAGACAATGGAAGAGAGATTAATCTATGAAGAAGCTGCTTTTGCTGCTAATCTACGTAATGAAAAAATTCCCATAGATCCAAAACTGAATGGAAACGGAAAAAAGGCACAATTACCAGATCAAAAAGTTGAACAAATTGAACTGAAATTGTGGGGCTAA
- the hypF gene encoding carbamoyltransferase HypF, translated as MPIEEIRVCGTVQGVGFRPIVYRLAKVFGLKGDVCNDGEGVLIRVSGSEEEITKFINKLYQECPPLARINEVKRSPYLGEFDFNDFVISSSVNSVVKTEISPDAATCPQCQKEIFDPFSRYFRYPFTNCTHCGPRLSIIGAIPYDRNNTSMVNFPMCGECEKEYKNVENRRFHAQPVACYLCGPHAWLERADGKPVISDMFSMLDDVDAVCTLLQKGEIVAIKGLGGFHLACDATLENAVIKLRSRKQRYHKPFALMARDINIISEYCYINDLEKQLLTSPAAPIVLLKLKTDKQLPSSIAPGQNTLGFMLPYTPLHHLILRRMNNPIVLTSGNISDEPQCINNEDAKDKLSKIADYFLLHNRDIVNRVDDSVVRVIDNKIQTLRRARGYAPESIILPPGFEKIPPILAMGSELKNTFCLLREGQAILSQHLGDLENAAAFNAYQETLNLYLNLFAHKPEIIAIDKHPEYLSSKLGKELGTANQIPLDQIQHHHAHIAACMAENQIPLNSKPVLGIAFDGLGYSEDGQLWGGEFLLADYHDFQRLATFKPMPMIGGQQAINQPWRNTYSQLINAFTWEEIKQKYSELEIIKLLENKNPKLLNQIIEKGINSPLTSSVGRLFDAVAAAIGICPEKCSYEGQAAIEMEAIADTNILNNDKETVNYSFKLEKLDNIYYIDTSSTWQKILNDIKQHISRSEIAARFHQSLAITIVQTVKKLQQEHEFHQVALTGGVFQNRILLQQVKMQLEKLEINVLTHSIVPANDGGLSLGQAVIAAANYLKT; from the coding sequence ATGCCGATTGAGGAAATTCGGGTTTGTGGGACTGTGCAAGGTGTGGGTTTTCGTCCTATTGTGTATCGTTTGGCGAAAGTTTTTGGGTTAAAGGGTGATGTTTGTAATGATGGTGAAGGTGTTTTAATTCGTGTTTCTGGTAGTGAGGAAGAAATAACAAAATTTATAAATAAATTATATCAGGAATGTCCTCCTTTGGCAAGAATTAATGAGGTGAAGAGGAGTCCATATTTGGGGGAATTTGATTTTAATGACTTTGTGATTTCTTCTAGTGTTAATAGTGTGGTGAAAACAGAAATTTCTCCTGACGCTGCAACTTGTCCCCAATGTCAAAAGGAGATTTTTGATCCTTTTAGTCGTTATTTTCGTTATCCTTTTACTAATTGTACTCATTGTGGACCACGTTTGAGCATTATTGGCGCTATTCCCTACGATAGAAATAACACCAGCATGGTGAATTTTCCGATGTGTGGAGAATGTGAAAAGGAATATAAAAATGTAGAAAATCGTCGTTTTCATGCCCAACCTGTCGCTTGTTATCTATGTGGTCCTCATGCATGGTTGGAAAGGGCTGACGGTAAACCTGTCATTTCTGATATGTTCTCAATGTTAGATGATGTGGATGCTGTTTGTACTTTATTACAAAAAGGTGAAATTGTCGCTATTAAGGGTTTGGGTGGGTTTCATTTAGCTTGTGATGCAACTTTAGAAAATGCAGTTATAAAACTGAGAAGCCGCAAACAACGTTATCATAAACCTTTCGCTTTAATGGCAAGAGATATTAATATTATTTCTGAATATTGCTATATTAATGATTTAGAAAAACAATTATTAACAAGTCCGGCTGCACCAATTGTTTTATTAAAACTAAAAACTGATAAACAATTACCATCTTCTATAGCACCAGGACAAAATACTCTGGGTTTCATGCTTCCTTATACCCCCTTACATCATTTAATTCTCAGACGTATGAACAACCCGATAGTTTTAACTAGCGGGAATATTTCTGATGAACCACAATGTATAAATAATGAAGATGCAAAAGATAAATTATCAAAAATAGCCGATTATTTTCTTTTACATAATCGAGATATTGTCAACCGAGTAGATGATTCTGTTGTCAGAGTTATTGATAATAAAATACAAACCCTGAGACGTGCTAGGGGATATGCACCTGAATCCATTATTTTACCACCAGGATTTGAAAAAATACCGCCAATTTTAGCAATGGGTAGCGAGTTAAAAAATACCTTTTGCTTATTAAGAGAAGGTCAGGCAATTTTATCACAACATTTAGGCGATTTAGAAAATGCTGCTGCTTTTAACGCTTATCAAGAAACATTGAATTTATATCTAAACTTATTTGCACATAAACCCGAAATTATTGCTATTGATAAACATCCAGAATATCTATCATCTAAACTTGGTAAAGAACTAGGAACAGCTAATCAAATTCCACTTGATCAAATCCAACATCATCATGCCCATATAGCAGCTTGCATGGCAGAAAATCAAATTCCCTTAAACTCAAAACCAGTTTTAGGAATAGCATTTGATGGATTAGGTTATAGTGAAGATGGTCAACTATGGGGCGGAGAATTTTTATTAGCAGATTATCATGATTTTCAACGATTAGCGACATTTAAACCCATGCCCATGATAGGAGGACAACAAGCAATTAATCAACCGTGGAGAAATACATACTCTCAATTAATTAATGCTTTTACATGGGAAGAAATCAAACAAAAATACAGTGAATTAGAAATAATCAAACTTTTAGAAAATAAAAATCCCAAATTACTCAACCAAATCATAGAAAAAGGTATTAATTCACCCTTAACATCATCAGTAGGGAGATTATTTGATGCAGTAGCAGCCGCAATAGGTATTTGTCCAGAAAAATGCAGCTATGAAGGACAAGCAGCCATAGAAATGGAAGCAATAGCTGATACAAATATTTTAAACAATGATAAAGAAACTGTAAATTATTCCTTCAAACTTGAAAAATTAGATAATATTTATTATATAGATACATCTTCCACATGGCAAAAAATACTCAATGATATTAAACAGCATATCTCACGATCAGAAATAGCAGCAAGATTTCATCAAAGTTTAGCCATAACCATAGTTCAAACAGTTAAAAAACTTCAACAAGAACATGAATTTCATCAAGTAGCACTAACAGGAGGAGTATTTCAGAATCGAATTTTATTACAACAGGTAAAAATGCAATTAGAAAAATTAGAAATAAACGTTCTCACTCATAGTATAGTACCTGCAAACGATGGCGGTTTATCACTAGGACAAGCTGTAATTGCTGCTGCTAATTACTTAAAAACATAA
- a CDS encoding class I SAM-dependent methyltransferase: protein MTTNFINNKKGLFDRWANSYDWIFPSFIYQAIHQRLLTKVELSPHANILDLGCGTGRLLDRLATHFPEITATGLDLSPQMLRVARQNNRHRPRLIYLEGNAEHLPFAEGQFDAVFNTISFLHYPQPEQVLNEVARVLSPGGKFYLVDITFNNSSPCPITPHSPTGIEFYSQKQREEMGNKAGLTCIDHYYLLGFVLLTIFER from the coding sequence ATGACTACTAACTTTATCAATAATAAAAAAGGACTTTTTGACCGTTGGGCAAATAGTTACGATTGGATATTTCCTTCTTTTATCTACCAAGCAATTCACCAAAGATTACTCACAAAAGTTGAATTATCACCTCATGCAAATATTCTAGATTTAGGTTGTGGAACAGGCAGATTATTAGATAGATTAGCAACTCATTTTCCAGAAATTACAGCTACAGGTTTAGATTTATCTCCGCAAATGTTACGGGTAGCTAGACAAAATAACCGTCACCGTCCCCGGTTAATTTATCTTGAAGGTAATGCTGAACATCTACCTTTTGCTGAGGGACAATTTGATGCGGTTTTTAATACTATTAGTTTTTTACATTATCCTCAACCAGAACAGGTTTTAAATGAGGTAGCAAGGGTACTTTCTCCCGGTGGTAAGTTTTATTTAGTAGATATAACTTTTAATAACTCATCACCATGTCCAATTACGCCCCATTCTCCTACAGGAATTGAGTTTTATAGCCAAAAACAAAGAGAAGAAATGGGTAATAAGGCTGGGTTAACTTGTATAGATCATTATTACTTATTAGGATTTGTACTATTAACTATTTTTGAAAGATAA